In Amphiura filiformis chromosome 1, Afil_fr2py, whole genome shotgun sequence, the following are encoded in one genomic region:
- the LOC140162668 gene encoding uncharacterized protein, whose product MEALEQQAIATAPLDCRPKLWLRYVDDVLEVINKDCVQQLTDHINQVDKSGSIKFTFEQESQGSLPFLDTLIVKKDDGTVKLLVYPKPTHTDQYLNYQSHHPLHQKLGVIRTLYNRKDSVVTEEEDKVEEEDKVNEALRTCEYPDWDL is encoded by the coding sequence ATGGAAGCTCTTGAACAGCAGGCAATCGCTACGGCACCCTTAGATTGTAGACCAAAGCTATGGTTGCGTTATGTGGATGACGTGTTAGAAGTTATTAACAAAGATTGCGTCCAACAGCTTACCGACCACATCAACCAAGTTGACAAATCGGGGTCAATAAAGTTTACATTTGAACAAGAATCCCAAGGTAGCCTTCCGTTCTTAGACACGCTGATAGTGAAAAAAGACGACGGCACTGTAAAGCTACTGGTCTATCCTAAGCCAACACATACAGACCAATACCTGAACTATCAGTCTCATCATCCGTTACATCAAAAACTTGGTGTGATACGCACATTGTACAACAGGAAAGACAGCGTTGTGACTGAAGAGGAAGACAAAGTGGAGGAAGAAGACAAAGTCAACGAAGCCCTTAGAACATGCGAGTACCCTGATTGGGACCTTTAA
- the LOC140162679 gene encoding uncharacterized protein: MEGGYVGCYQEIVEETLEGLIFNSKQLSEDLAKVVIDEEDILNSHDVVSLFTNTPIDQVLDIVQSRLEKENVLRVYNKETGFKLTSEDVVELLEFILTTTYFTFRGKIYRQLFATAMGSPVSPIAANIFMEALEQQAIATAPLDCRPKLWLRYVDDVLEVINKDCVQQLTDHNNQVDKSGSIKFTFEQESQGSLPFLDTLIVKKDDGTVKLLVYRKPTHTDQYLNYQSHHPLHQKLGVIRTLYNRKDSVVTEEEDKVEEEEKVNEALRTCGYPDWTVKKVKDQLQCVKPKKVNKKTDDKTRSKGMVVLPYVKGVTERISRVMKSYNISTAMKPHDTLRKQLVHLKDKRDPNNTTDAVYKIPCKNCDLSYIGETGRKFGTRLEEHRSEAEKMSKTVTTRAGRKESPSATHKSAITDHVVDKNHIIGWGEAEVIG, encoded by the exons AATTCCAAGCAATTGTCGGAAGATCTTGCTAAAGTGGTTATAGATGAGGAAGACATTCTCAACTCCCACGATGTGGTGAGCTTATTCACCAACACACCCATAGACCAAGTGTTAGACATTGTTCAAAGTAGACTGGAGAAAGAAAACGTGTTGCGAGTTTACAACAAAGAGACAGGGTTTAAGTTAACAAGTGAGGATGTGGTAGAACTTCTTGAGTTCATACTAACTACCACATATTTTACCTTTAGAGGTAAAATTTACCGCCAGCTGTTTGCAACTGCGATGGGCAGCCCGGTATCTCCGATTGCAGCTAACATTTTCATGGAAGCTCTTGAACAGCAGGCGATCGCTACGGCACCCTTAGATTGTAGACCAAAGCTATGGTTGCGTTATGTGGATGACGTGTTAGAGGTTATTAACAAAGATTGCGTCCAACAACTTACCGACCACAACAACCAAGTTGACAAATCGGGGTCAATAAAGTTTACTTTTGAACAAGAATCCCAAGGTAGCCTCCCGTTCCTAGACACGCTGATAGTGAAAAAGGACGACGGCACTGTAAAGCTACTGGTCTATCGTAAGCCAACACATACAGACCAATACCTGAACTATCAGTCTCATCACCCGTTACATCAAAAACTTGGTGTGATACGCACATTGTACAACAGGAAAGACAGCGTTGTGACTGAAGAGGAAGACAAAgtggaagaagaagagaaagtcAACGAAGCCCTTAGAACATGCGGGTACCCTGATTGGACCGTTAAGAAGGTCAAAGATCAGTTACAGTGTGTCAAACCCAAGAAAGTTAACAAAAAGACTGATGACAAGACCAGAAGTAAAGGCATGGTTGTGCTTCCCTATGTTAAGGGTGTTACTGAAAGAATTTCTAGAGTCATGAAGAGTTACAACATTTCTACTGCGATGAAACCGCATGACACTCTCAGAAAACAGCTGGTACATCTTAAAGACAAACGCGATCCTAACAACACCACGGATGCGGTATATAAGATACCCTGCAAGAACTGCGATTTGTCTTACATAGGTGAAACAGGTAGGAAGTTTGGCACAAGACTAGAAGAGCACAGAAGTGAGGCAGAGAAAATGAGCAAAACGGTTACCACCAGAGCAGGTAGAAAGGAATCGCCGTCAGCTACACACAAGTCGGCCATCACTGACCATGTCGTCGACAAGAATCACATCATTGGATGGGGGGAAGCTGAGGTCATCG GCTGA